The Primulina huaijiensis isolate GDHJ02 unplaced genomic scaffold, ASM1229523v2 scaffold41625, whole genome shotgun sequence genomic interval GATCTTGAAGACcaaaatcatttatcatttttgcCCACACTATATTAAATTCTTCTTCACAATCACAAAATTGCATACATTTTGTAAACATGCCTTTAAATACAGGATTGACGTTCAGACTACCTAAATGTGATGGAGCATTTTTTGAAATATGCCATTGGCAAAGTCGATGTCGTGAACAAAGAAATACTGATTCAATAGCATTCATCATTGCCTGACATTGATCGGTAAAAATCGTTTCTGGTTGTTTTCCTCCCATAGATTCAAGAAATGTTTTGAACAACCATTGAAACGAAGTCTCTCTCTCATCAGACATAAAAGCTAACCCAAACATCACATTATCTCTATGATGATTTATGCCAACAAATGGAGcacatatcaaattatatttattagtcCGATAAGTGGCATCAAAAGAAATCACGTCACCAAAATACTCATAATCAACTCTAGCTAGACTATCTCTGTAGAAAAAATTAGACAAACGACCATCTTCATCCATTTGAATATCCCAGTAAAATAAATCTTCATCGTTTGATTTGGTTTTGAAATACCGCATCAACTCAAAAGCGTCACCATTTTCAACTCTTGAATGCCCTTTTGTAAcacaattcaaataattataagCATCTTTTCGAATAAAGCCTAAATTCTCCATTCCATGTGATTCTTTTTCCATATATGACAACACACTAGAAGGTTTTATCCCAGCCTCTGACATTGCTCTTAAAGTTTCACCTTGAGCGTACGAAACTTTACGAGCTGATCTTAGCAAATATCTTTGGCTTTCATCAACCATTTCATGATTATGTTCAACTTCAAAAATCGtcactctccaaatttcattttttttccttcgaaTTCTTAATCTCGCCTTACATTTGGTTCTTGTTTCTAATTTCTGATACAACGGTCTATTATTATTTGCACTCTGCTTTCCATCCTTTACTCCCTGAGATGAGCACTCAAACTCTTTCATATAAAGATATTTAGAACCACTAAAATATGCTTATTTTCCTCTTCGAGCACTAAAACCTTTACTGTGTGCATACTCACAATATAATAGATACGCGTCATCAATATTTTTAATGGTTTGATCAACTGATAACCTTttttcaaattcttcaatcatggATATATACTGTTTTTTATCAACATTCGACGCATCACATTCTTCTCGATCGGGTACCATTGAATCTAAAACAAACAATTAAGAGAAAACTTACAAATGTTagcatttcaaatatattataatcaaataaattaaaataaaatataaattttcgttactcaaaaaatataatatacgtatttattatgataatttatatatttaaaaataatctcacACTTTAAA includes:
- the LOC140969451 gene encoding protein FAR1-RELATED SEQUENCE 5-like, translated to MVDESQRYLLRSARKVSYAQGETLRAMSEAGIKPSSVLSYMEKESHGMENLGFIRKDAYNYLNCVTKGHSRVENGDAFELMRYFKTKSNDEDLFYWDIQMDEDGRLSNFFYRDSLARVDYEYFGDVISFDATYRTNKYNLICAPFVGINHHRDNVMFGLAFMSDERETSFQWLFKTFLESMGGKQPETIFTDQCQAMMNAIESVFLCSRHRLCQWHISKNAPSHLGSLNVNPVFKGMFTKCMQFCDCEEEFNIVWAKMINDFGLQDHSWLKGMHKLRHKWSTAFNTDIFCAGLKATSR